The DNA segment aacattttattaaaattaataatcacctcgtgatttacattattaataattgtccggacacaaaatatattagagatttattttatgtattgtatttttttaatacaaattcgcaaaatataattttttagagaaaactTAATTGCAAATTCTTgccaatataatatatttacaatacatttccagtaaaagtaatttatattcaaactgaaaaaatttctgACCCATTATTAAGAATGTcagattgaaaaatgtatttaaatacaattgcaACAAAGcactgattttattttattcctatttttactttaatctgaaaatgtgtgtaaaagatgataaaattGTGACAGAATAGCATTAAATatacaagataattttatatataattatgaaactAATTGTCCAGACGCACAAAATAATGTaagcttattttatatatattacaaattattgtaGAAGTATCACTGACAAGAGTTTTTACTTCTAATTGAGTTccctaaaaaattaaaatgaatgaatttgtagcataaaataaacttctataTTCTGTGTTCAGACAGTTACTTTCGTAACTGTAtgtcttataataaatttagtagAGGAGTAATCCATGCACATCGACctgattaaaaaattctcattttcCTATTTCCTTTTCTTCACTATAATTTCGATTTTATCTGAAAAATTCCAAAGCTgctatttttctgttaaatgaTAAGTGTTCGTATGATCGATGAATCAATGAACGGTACATCAACTTCTAgagatttaaagaatttatatatttggtGGAATGATTCAAATGCTTTCTCGGCAAAGAAATCAGCTTGTACACAGAATAGCATACAATAAAAGAAGGAGAGTTAGCTAACATCAACCGGAGACTATAGTTACGTCACTGTCTGGAAAAGCAATAGTTTAGTCATTGCAATCTACGACGTGCTTAGGTAAACTCAACCAGTCCGCTTATCGACGTTCTTCACGAGTGTGCATGTCGTGCGTGACTTCGCACATTCTATTATATTCTACTATCTGTACATTCAGGAGATCGACAGACGCGCATTCTTTTCAGGAGAGCCAAAATGCCGGTGAAGATCAATTGGCCCCTGCTGACGGCGACGGTTTGTCCTAACATCGGTGGCTTCGTAGGCGGCTACATCACTAAAAAGAATATGAGCTGGTACGAGGTGAGGAGATCATGCATTGCAAGTCGGCGAGATTACCACGTTATCACATGATGCATCGTGTGTAATTAAGAGAATTTGATTAGAAGAATATTACGTTTCGTTATGCGCTTTTTCTGCGGAATCTAAATATAAAACCGCGAAAGTGTTTGTAGGCGAAGGTCGTCTGCGATATACGCGAATCGATACAAGAGTGATTCGCAAGGTGTAACGTGGTGCTACCCGGATCATTTGATTTCCACTTTGCTTCAGTATAAAAAATTGGAGCCAACCTCAAACAtctttataatgaaaattattactgcaatattattatttttataattacttgcaattatatttctttataatctgatatttataattataatagtttataattacaattataattttaacgtatataataaatatataatattatgcattatttatattagaaatgaTTATAACTGCAcatatttaatctaattttttataattgtacgTTATTTATAAACGTGATCATAATAACTTAAAGTTGCATATTTATCCTTATAATTACAATTGCATTCATAACGTGCGAGACACACAAATGCAAACTCCAGATAAAAGAtccaaaatatttgtatgaagaTTGTATTCATAATcagtaattacaataaatcagTCATAAATctctacacggaaaaaaatggttttactagagtatctaaaaatttagttggatacagagctaaacataattttatcgagctattaaaataatttcgaacAACGTTTAAGTataatgagcaatgctgcaaatatttgacattctagcaatcagtttgagcattctacataattatttgatgatctaacaaaattattttcagatctgcatccagttaaatttttaaatactttaatgaaaccgttctttccgtataaTTATCTGTCAGTTTGATTAAGATTTCATAGTCCTCGTACAATCTCTCgttcaaaaaagtaattttaatatacctTTTCTCATGGATAACATGTTTTCTATTATCTCGATGTCTtcttttgtatcttcatatgtacaaagtttttcaaaaaaaaggaacTTTTTGAAGCTCATCCatctataaataaaaggaaaggTTTTAAACATGTATCCtaaaatttatacttattgCAATACAAGTAATAAAGATTCAGTCAAGCCATATAGGGTCTTATTAgcaattttaaatgcaatttaaagctttgtttaaataattattcgatgtaataaataaagatcgaGTGGCTATGAATATCGATCACTAATGACAAATACTCAAACAATTCAAATGGAGATTCATGAATCACTACAAAAAACTTGATCACGATGTATGACTATAAATCTGTAATTGATTATGCTTATATAATTACTGATCAAAGGCAGTCCATGATTTCTGTTCGCAAGTATCGTTTTAAATGATACGTAAAAAAAGACAggtttttcaaatattcaagAGATTAGCACTAAAAATCTTTTTGCTGTTTCCTTTGGATATTTATATCGTAAAGTAAGTACCGATACGTTATATCGGGATACTTTTATTTCGCTTACACAAAATCTCTTTTCGTGTGAGAGGGAGAAAGACTTAACTAAAGAGCGATCAAGCAGCGCTTCTATCTACCGTCAATCGCGGAAATATAATGCTCAAgtgttttacaataaattacacCTTACCGCTAGTGATATAATAACACGTAATATATCGCTTTTGTACGTATAGATGTGTCCGCCGTTCTAAATCCGTTTCACACTCATTCCAGTCGCTGAAAAAGTCGAAAATTATCCCGCCGAATTGGGTATATGCGCCTGTGTGGACCACTCTCTACTGTACAATGGGCTACTCGTCGTATCTCGTATGGCGTGACGGGGGTGGTTTCGAGGGAGCGGCCGTACCGCTCAGTGTCTATGGCCTTAATCTCGCCCTCAACTGGACGTGGACGCCGCTATTCTTCGGGACTCACAACATAAAATGGGTATTACATCTGATTACACACGCACGTGCAACACACATACATTGATCGCAAATCTCTGGGAGCGTTCGAGTGTCCTTCGTGTAATTTTAtcatcataaataattatcgctatattaattatattggaAGATATCTATAGTCGAGATAAATCCTTTCGAGATTCGTATCGCTTAAGAATAATCTTATTATTCGCGAATAAACATGACTATTAAACAGgaagaaattagaaattaatttctttttcagttcagatgATAATAAAAGTTTGTATCTTTTCAAACTGACTTAAATTcatatatctaaataaaagttacgtaattaaataattaaacagaattttttaatatcttgtataatatgtaatttttattattagaatataataGTTTCTTTTAATTAAGACAGTTTGGAAGAAACAAACTTCTATCAATGCACGAATCACTCGAACAATTCCACAACCAAATCTACAATGATTTTAGACCGAAGTGAGTTTGAGGATTGCTTTGAATATGATTACAACTAACTTTCGTAAACTCACGTTTGATTGGAAAAATGCACTTTGTTGAtatgctaaaaaataaattttatataattatttccagTGTCTTTTCAACTGAATCTCTATAATAAGAAAGGATCGAGCATGTGTATGTTTAATAGATTTTTGACATGCTTTTATAGATCACTTTTGCATTAATCAAAGGTAGAGCGAGACATCATTAAATGCTTTCGGAGCAATCTTATGAAACTCCATTTCGGTCAAAAATGTGATTTAGGAGTTGATTCCGTAACCTTAACGATGTCGTTATGATATCGTTGTGCAGATTTTTTGTATCACGTAATAGCTGCGCAATGATACCATAACATCGTTAAGATTACAGAATCGACCCCTAAGACTACCGTTTTACATCCATACACAGGCTCTCTACGAAATTGCGACGATGTGGGTCTCTACGGCAGCGGTCGGGATTGTATTCTACCGCGTCAATCCTACTGCCGGTTATCTCATCATCCCCTACGTCGTGTTTAATGCTTTTGCCGTGGCGTTCAATTACGTCCTCTACCGGGACAACAAACAGCTCCCTGATGAGAAAGCCGagggaaagaaaaattaagGACATTTACATAGTAAAACGAATACAGAAAGGGAAAAATAGAGAGACGCGGAAACACAGTGGTGTACTGTAAATGTCTGTTTAGAAAGACAGCTTTTGGTGTCAAAAAAGCATTCCTCACGAGACTAATGCTAATGGTGGGCTTAACGAGTACTTTGAATCAGAGATTTGAGTATATAAAAATCGAGTATTCGCATATATCTCTGTTAAAAGAGATAGCTTATGAAAGCGTTAAAAAAAGGAATATCACCGCAAAGTATTTCTGTCAGAAAATCTATtgcttttttactttatttatattagagTGCATTCCGTTTTACGCATAATACGCATTATGCATTATTcatctttgtttaatattcagTGAACAATAAGAATAAGCGATCATGCATATTATGTGTGAAATGGAACACATTCTTAATGTAAGGAATACGCATTCATATCAAAGGAAATACTTTGTAGCAAtgttttctttcctctttttcatgtaaagttatttttaaaaaaaggatgaCGTGCGAAAATACTCGTTATTCAAAGGCGTTGAAAAACTTGATATTTTTGCATAGATAAGCTTAGCTTATCAATTTGGCTGTTATTTTCttagttttaatgaaattgagATAATTGAGTGCCCATCATTCATCATACTTTCGTGCAATCGTCATTATCGTTATGGACCATCGCAGTCGTCGGGTTCAACGAGATGTGCCTTTGCATTTAACGCACAACGCCGTTAGTATACACATATGTTTATTAATCGATATACGAAATAAAGATTAGCTATCGACCACGTGTACGTACATTATACAGTGTAATATCTTAATTGTACTAAGctttaataaatcatataaaGTAACCTGAAGAAGGATGGATGGGGGACAGGATTGTGTGGACAGGAGACTTTCATTTTCCTCTGTCTACTCCTCGTGGAACTACGGAGCCTTCTTTCGAATTAGTTAGCCTCGTTAAAATAATGTCAGCCGCGAATTTTAAGCACTCCCGCCTCCGCTTGAAGCTGCAATCTCGGCATCTTGCCTTTTGTACAGAATAGGGCAGAATATATTACACAAGAGCGAGTATGATGATACGGGCGGCTGCTCGGGCGGGATCTCTTTTAGGCGGCTGTCGTCGCCGCATTCAGCTGCCGTATTTCACAAGCGCTACGTAGGTTCTGTTGCGTAAATGTAGCCTTGCTGTTGTAGCACATACAGTCGCTTTTCTACTGCCTCTTTGTCTGAAATCAAAAACAAATCGTGATCATTGTGAATAATAgaatcgaataaaaattatgttagcgaaacaatctaattattttatttttaattataaatgaacaaaaaagagtcttaatgaatatttgttaatcaatatttgttatttgtgtGAATAGatgcaattaataaattgacaaataaatattaaataaatagtaatgtgCCAAGATGTTTTCatatcgaaaataattttaaatgtaagctaaaaataattatataagtcaCAAGAAATAAccaaagtatttttattactagcaaagatatctttttaaaatctctcaaaatcatttaaaaaataaaaataaaaaaaaagaacagatttAGTTACAATTCGGTAAAGATCAATTATTACGTACATTTAATAAGCAGAGCTCGGTCTTGGCTATGACTGACATGCTGCGCTAACGAATGCAATAATATCTGTGCCGTGTGATATCGCTGGAAACATTCACCACCTTTTCCAAACAGTTCGTCCAATGCTGCTGACTGACACTGTAAAAGTATAATCATATCAAATATTTCGGTACATACAGATAAATGCCGACAATGCGT comes from the Solenopsis invicta isolate M01_SB chromosome 14, UNIL_Sinv_3.0, whole genome shotgun sequence genome and includes:
- the LOC105207579 gene encoding translocator protein isoform X2 is translated as MPVKINWPLLTATVCPNIGGFVGGYITKKNMSWYESLKKSKIIPPNWVYAPVWTTLYCTMGYSSYLVWRDGGGFEGAAVPLSVYGLNLALNWTWTPLFFGTHNIKWALYEIATMWVSTAAVGIVFYRVNPTAGYLIIPYVVFNAFAVAFNYVLYRDNKQLPDEKAEGKKN
- the LOC105207579 gene encoding translocator protein isoform X1; translated protein: MSRAKMPVKINWPLLTATVCPNIGGFVGGYITKKNMSWYESLKKSKIIPPNWVYAPVWTTLYCTMGYSSYLVWRDGGGFEGAAVPLSVYGLNLALNWTWTPLFFGTHNIKWALYEIATMWVSTAAVGIVFYRVNPTAGYLIIPYVVFNAFAVAFNYVLYRDNKQLPDEKAEGKKN